One Edaphobacter flagellatus genomic region harbors:
- the glgP gene encoding alpha-glucan family phosphorylase, translating to MSSPLSAVSAVAPDLSRRSIAYFSMEIALSPALPTYSGGLGMLAGDTLRSAADTSAPMVAITLAHRKGYFRQKLSDIGQQTEADVPWSPETLPSAGHTVTITIQNRPLQLQAWRFDVVGTTGHIVPVYLLDADVEGNDSWDRHLTDHLYGGDTYYRLCQEAILGLGGIALLQALGVTPEVYHMNEGHAALLTIGLLEHRVAQRIAGGSLAQATNEDREAVRQLCVFTTHTPVPAGHDQFGTDQMYQVLGHDRGAAVEAAGGIHNGLMNMSYLALSLSRYVNGVAMQHGKVSQVMFPEYKVHSITNGVHAATWLSPSFQDLFDDEIPDWRTDNRYFRSVYGIDPARISACHIKNKQKLFATLARRTGHYFNPSVLTLGFARRVATYKRAGLLLNDPARLVALAEKIGGLQILYAGKAHPADNAGKALIRDVYEAAVKLNSASLKIYYVENYDWELGALLTQGVDVWVNTPRRPYEASGTSGMKAALNGVPSLSILDGWWIEGCAENTTGWAIEDGETEAVEATSLYNKLEKAVAPLWSNPNAWAKLQQHCIGINGTFFNTHRMLSQYLSNAYFPYTDTQTRVAINAGLEKTTDITLLAKVRK from the coding sequence ATGAGTTCTCCCCTTTCCGCTGTTTCTGCAGTCGCCCCGGATCTCTCTCGCCGCAGCATAGCTTATTTTTCCATGGAGATTGCGCTCTCCCCAGCCCTGCCTACCTACTCCGGCGGCCTCGGGATGCTCGCTGGAGATACTCTCCGCTCTGCTGCCGATACCTCCGCACCGATGGTCGCGATCACGCTTGCTCACCGCAAAGGCTATTTCCGCCAGAAACTCTCTGATATTGGCCAGCAGACCGAAGCCGATGTTCCATGGTCGCCTGAGACTCTGCCGTCTGCGGGACACACCGTCACCATTACCATTCAGAACCGCCCCCTGCAACTTCAGGCTTGGCGCTTTGATGTCGTTGGTACGACCGGACACATCGTACCCGTCTATCTGCTTGATGCCGACGTCGAAGGCAACGACTCATGGGACCGCCACCTCACCGATCACCTCTATGGCGGTGATACCTACTATCGACTCTGTCAGGAGGCCATCCTCGGCCTTGGCGGTATCGCTCTCCTGCAGGCCCTCGGCGTGACCCCCGAGGTTTATCACATGAACGAGGGGCATGCCGCTTTGCTCACGATCGGCTTGCTTGAGCACCGTGTCGCCCAGCGCATCGCTGGTGGCTCTCTTGCTCAGGCTACGAACGAAGATCGTGAGGCTGTCCGCCAACTGTGTGTCTTTACCACCCATACTCCTGTCCCTGCGGGCCACGACCAGTTCGGCACCGACCAGATGTATCAGGTTCTGGGCCACGATCGCGGCGCTGCTGTTGAGGCGGCCGGTGGTATCCACAATGGCCTCATGAATATGAGTTACCTTGCGTTGTCACTCTCCCGCTACGTCAACGGAGTGGCTATGCAGCATGGCAAGGTCTCCCAGGTCATGTTCCCCGAGTACAAGGTGCACTCCATTACCAACGGAGTACACGCCGCTACCTGGCTCTCGCCTTCTTTTCAGGATCTCTTTGACGACGAAATCCCCGATTGGCGCACTGACAATCGCTACTTCCGTTCCGTGTATGGCATTGATCCGGCACGTATCTCCGCCTGCCACATTAAGAACAAGCAGAAGCTCTTCGCTACGCTCGCGCGCCGGACCGGACACTACTTTAATCCGTCAGTGCTGACGCTCGGCTTCGCGCGTCGTGTCGCTACGTATAAGCGTGCTGGCCTGCTTCTGAACGATCCCGCTCGCCTGGTTGCTCTTGCCGAAAAGATTGGCGGTCTTCAGATTCTTTACGCCGGAAAGGCTCATCCTGCTGACAACGCGGGCAAAGCGCTCATCCGTGATGTCTATGAAGCGGCAGTCAAACTTAACTCAGCATCGCTTAAGATCTACTATGTCGAGAACTACGACTGGGAACTTGGAGCCCTTCTGACGCAGGGTGTCGACGTCTGGGTCAATACCCCACGCCGCCCCTATGAGGCATCAGGAACTTCCGGCATGAAAGCCGCTTTGAATGGTGTTCCTTCGCTCTCGATTCTCGATGGCTGGTGGATCGAAGGCTGCGCCGAAAACACTACCGGCTGGGCTATCGAAGACGGAGAGACGGAGGCAGTGGAGGCCACCAGCCTCTATAACAAGCTTGAGAAAGCTGTGGCTCCGCTTTGGTCCAATCCCAACGCTTGGGCCAAACTCCAGCAGCACTGCATCGGCATCAATGGAACGTTCTTCAACACGCACCGCATGCTGAGCCAGTATCTCTCCAATGCCTATTTCCCCTACACCGACACGCAGACCCGAGTCGCTATCAACGCTGGACTCGAAAAGACGACAGACATAACACTGTTGGCTAAAGTCCGCAAATAA
- a CDS encoding efflux RND transporter permease subunit, producing MADIYHKPGENHSLNEARKEALSLSKAGGAHFSAPFIKRPVATTLLSVAIILAGAVAYKMLPVASLPQVEFPVISVGAGLPGADPETVASAIVTPLERQFSRIAGVNEMTSSSGLGNGSITLQFDLSRDVNGAARDVQAAINAARSQLPSNLPQNPSYRKINPADSPILILALTSDTLSVPQIYDACDSILAQKIAQVEGVGQTFCGGSAKPAVRIEANPTQLSNYGLGLEALRAALGTINVNQPKGYLQNDTQRWSISTTDQLFGAAAYAPLIVSTGRGPVSSAAASNGLPASLQSAISSANSTTASNTSSSPTATALQTATAGTSVVRIQDVAQVIDSVEDIHTGGTFNGKPSILVIVFKTSTANVIETVDSVLKLLPTLQASIPPAIRLDVVLDRTTTIRASVKDVTKTLVISILLVIMVVFVFLREVRSTLIPSVSVPLSLLGTFGVMYLLGYTLDNLSLMALTISTGFVVDDAIVVIENISRHLESGKTPFQAAMDGSREIGFTVVSMSISLIAVFIPILLMGGIVGRLFREFAVTLSAAIMVSLAVSLTTTPMLSAKFLESHDKRKHGLFYRWGEQGLKWLTEEYERGLQWVLRHQGLVLTITILTFVLNVYLYILVPKGFFPQQDTGRLGGMIRGQQDVSFDAMKQKVVQLAAIVQQDPGVENVMAFVGGGGPGGGGSNSGNMFIALKDDAVRQKTGDSAEVIINRLRPRTAGIPGATLYLQSQQELRIGGRSSATQYQYTLTSDNLKDLDEWAPKLMVAMQKLPELKDIATDQQDQGLRAQLVIDRDTASRLGISPLTIDSTLSDAFGQRQVSTTYRPLNQYHVVMEVAPEYQRDPDSLKNIYVKSTTGAMVPLSAITHYESQRIPLTVNHQSQMPAATLSFNLTPGASLSQATAAIEQARINIGMPTSVRGGFAGTAQAFQASLSSEPLLILLALIAVYIVLGMLYESFIHPLTILSTLPSAGVGAIVALLLFKVELSVIAMIGIILLIGIVKKNAIMMIDFALAAERIEGKKPVDAIYQACLLRFRPIMMTTMAALLGGLPLALGRGTGSELRRPLGITIVGGLIVSQCLTLFTTPVVYLFFDRLRAKFAKTVPEKKVISSAPQTVAGD from the coding sequence ATGGCCGACATCTATCACAAACCGGGTGAAAATCACAGCCTGAACGAGGCTCGCAAAGAGGCTCTGAGTTTATCGAAGGCAGGCGGAGCACACTTCTCTGCGCCATTTATCAAGCGTCCAGTAGCTACAACATTGCTTTCGGTGGCGATCATTCTCGCGGGTGCAGTCGCTTACAAAATGCTGCCGGTAGCGAGCCTTCCGCAGGTTGAGTTTCCGGTCATCTCGGTTGGCGCCGGACTTCCCGGAGCTGACCCAGAGACAGTGGCTTCGGCGATTGTGACTCCATTGGAGCGACAGTTTTCACGCATCGCCGGTGTCAATGAGATGACATCGAGTTCAGGGCTTGGCAATGGCTCGATTACACTGCAGTTCGATCTGAGCCGCGATGTGAACGGTGCTGCGCGTGACGTACAGGCAGCTATCAATGCTGCGCGCAGCCAGCTTCCGTCGAATCTTCCACAGAATCCCAGTTATCGAAAGATCAATCCGGCCGATTCGCCGATTCTGATTTTGGCGCTCACGTCCGATACGCTCTCCGTACCGCAGATTTACGATGCATGCGACAGCATTCTGGCCCAGAAGATCGCGCAGGTTGAAGGTGTTGGGCAGACCTTCTGCGGCGGCAGCGCTAAACCAGCTGTCCGGATTGAGGCGAACCCTACTCAGTTATCCAACTATGGGTTGGGTCTTGAAGCTTTGCGGGCGGCCCTTGGAACGATCAATGTCAACCAGCCGAAGGGATATCTGCAGAACGATACGCAACGATGGAGCATCAGCACGACAGATCAGCTCTTTGGCGCTGCTGCCTATGCGCCTCTTATTGTTTCGACTGGCCGCGGTCCAGTAAGCAGTGCAGCAGCATCCAATGGACTGCCCGCGTCCCTGCAAAGCGCTATAAGTAGTGCGAACTCGACGACAGCGAGTAATACGTCGAGCAGTCCGACTGCTACTGCGTTGCAAACGGCAACAGCTGGTACGAGTGTTGTACGCATTCAGGATGTAGCTCAGGTTATTGATTCGGTCGAAGACATCCACACAGGTGGCACCTTCAACGGCAAGCCATCCATTCTGGTGATCGTCTTCAAGACTTCGACGGCGAATGTCATTGAAACGGTCGACAGTGTTCTGAAGCTGTTACCGACGTTGCAGGCATCGATCCCCCCTGCGATTCGGCTTGACGTTGTGTTGGATCGGACAACGACGATCCGAGCCTCAGTCAAGGACGTTACGAAAACATTGGTGATCTCGATCCTGCTGGTCATCATGGTGGTCTTCGTCTTCCTGCGTGAGGTCCGCTCAACATTGATTCCGAGCGTTTCTGTGCCATTAAGTTTGCTCGGAACCTTCGGTGTCATGTATCTGCTGGGATACACACTGGACAATCTGAGCTTGATGGCTCTGACTATCTCAACGGGCTTCGTCGTTGATGATGCCATCGTGGTCATCGAAAATATCTCGCGACATCTTGAGAGCGGAAAAACGCCGTTCCAGGCTGCGATGGACGGCTCTCGTGAGATCGGATTCACGGTGGTCTCAATGAGCATCTCGCTGATTGCTGTGTTCATCCCCATTCTGCTCATGGGCGGAATCGTAGGCCGACTCTTCAGAGAGTTCGCCGTAACGCTTTCGGCAGCGATTATGGTATCGCTTGCGGTTTCACTGACGACGACGCCAATGCTCAGCGCAAAGTTCCTGGAATCGCATGATAAGCGCAAGCATGGTCTTTTCTACCGCTGGGGCGAACAGGGTCTGAAGTGGCTTACAGAAGAGTATGAACGTGGCCTCCAGTGGGTTCTTCGACACCAAGGACTCGTATTGACGATCACCATCCTCACCTTCGTGCTGAATGTCTATCTCTACATTCTCGTACCGAAGGGCTTCTTCCCGCAGCAAGATACAGGGCGGCTTGGCGGAATGATCCGCGGACAGCAAGATGTCTCCTTCGATGCGATGAAGCAAAAAGTAGTCCAACTCGCAGCCATTGTTCAACAGGACCCGGGGGTCGAGAATGTTATGGCGTTCGTTGGCGGCGGCGGCCCAGGTGGTGGCGGGTCGAACTCAGGCAATATGTTTATCGCTCTCAAGGACGATGCGGTACGACAGAAGACCGGCGATTCAGCCGAGGTTATTATCAATCGTTTGCGGCCAAGGACTGCCGGCATTCCAGGAGCGACACTGTATCTGCAGTCTCAACAGGAGCTGAGGATCGGCGGGCGCAGTTCGGCGACGCAGTATCAGTACACCCTTACATCAGACAATCTGAAGGATCTGGACGAATGGGCTCCAAAACTGATGGTTGCGATGCAGAAATTGCCCGAGCTGAAGGATATTGCAACGGACCAGCAAGACCAGGGGCTTCGAGCACAGTTAGTGATCGACCGCGATACGGCTTCAAGACTCGGCATCTCACCGCTAACGATTGATTCAACTCTGTCGGACGCGTTTGGGCAGAGACAGGTTTCGACGACATACAGGCCACTAAACCAGTATCACGTTGTGATGGAGGTTGCTCCGGAATACCAACGCGACCCCGATTCTTTGAAGAACATCTACGTGAAGAGCACGACGGGGGCGATGGTTCCGCTCTCGGCAATTACGCATTACGAGTCGCAACGCATCCCATTGACAGTCAATCATCAATCGCAGATGCCCGCGGCGACACTAAGCTTCAACCTTACGCCTGGTGCCTCGTTGAGCCAGGCAACAGCGGCCATCGAGCAGGCACGCATTAACATAGGAATGCCAACGTCAGTCCGCGGCGGCTTTGCCGGTACTGCTCAGGCATTCCAGGCTTCGCTATCGAGCGAGCCGTTACTGATTCTGCTGGCACTCATAGCTGTGTATATTGTGCTTGGCATGCTGTATGAAAGCTTCATTCATCCGCTGACGATTCTTTCCACGTTGCCTTCGGCGGGTGTCGGCGCCATCGTAGCTCTATTGCTGTTCAAGGTGGAGTTAAGCGTGATTGCAATGATCGGCATTATTCTGCTGATCGGTATCGTGAAGAAAAATGCAATCATGATGATCGATTTTGCGCTGGCAGCTGAGAGAATTGAGGGCAAAAAGCCGGTTGATGCAATCTATCAGGCTTGTTTGCTACGTTTCCGCCCCATCATGATGACTACGATGGCTGCTCTGCTGGGTGGACTCCCTCTGGCCCTAGGGCGCGGAACTGGAAGCGAGCTTCGTCGCCCGCTGGGCATCACGATCGTCGGCGGACTGATCGTTTCACAATGCCTGACCCTGTTCACTACCCCGGTGGTTTACCTGTTCTTCGATCGACTGAGAGCGAAGTTCGCTAAGACTGTGCCAGAGAAGAAGGTCATTAGCTCAGCTCCGCAAACAGTTGCCGGAGATTAG
- a CDS encoding pyridoxal phosphate-dependent decarboxylase family protein yields MSQTTHPTDIFALLREAQHQLDQGFATLPAASTPALDPDAEAILNEAAERLHDNYPYAHPLYAGQMLKPPHPIARAAYALAMSVNPNNHALDGGRASSAMEVEAVAALATMFGWPQHLGHLTSGGTFANLEALWVAGQLAPSKKIVASDQAHYTHSRISSVLGLPFVAVSSDNNGCMDLHALEQLLRSGEVGTVVVTLGTTAIGSVDPLDRIFALRDQYSFRIHVDAAYGGYFTLAGNLAPATRAAYDAIPQADSIVVDPHKHGLQPYGCGAILFRDPTVGRFYKHDSPYTYFSSKDLHLGEISLECSRAGASAVALWTTQRLLPYTSGGKFARGLEDGRNAALELNRRIVADARFIVPISGPQLDIVFWTVRSSQQTPEASSALASRIFDEAAHFDLHLALASLPIHLFPTETFPGHSSGYVTCLRSVLMKPEHLAWIDAIWQRLDQATAHVLVEPI; encoded by the coding sequence ATGTCTCAGACGACACATCCAACAGATATCTTTGCTCTCCTCCGCGAGGCGCAGCATCAGCTCGATCAGGGATTCGCTACACTCCCTGCAGCATCCACGCCCGCACTTGATCCTGATGCGGAAGCAATCCTGAATGAAGCTGCAGAGCGCTTGCATGATAACTATCCCTATGCGCATCCGCTTTACGCGGGCCAGATGCTCAAGCCGCCGCACCCCATCGCGCGCGCGGCGTACGCACTTGCGATGTCGGTCAACCCAAATAATCATGCTTTAGATGGAGGGCGTGCCAGCTCCGCGATGGAGGTCGAAGCCGTCGCTGCGTTGGCGACAATGTTCGGCTGGCCGCAGCATCTTGGTCATCTCACCAGCGGGGGGACCTTCGCCAATCTGGAAGCACTCTGGGTTGCCGGTCAGTTAGCACCTAGTAAGAAGATCGTTGCATCCGACCAGGCTCACTACACGCACTCCCGCATTTCATCGGTTCTCGGCCTGCCTTTCGTCGCTGTTTCATCAGACAACAACGGCTGTATGGACCTCCATGCTCTGGAACAGCTTCTCCGCAGCGGTGAAGTCGGCACTGTTGTCGTCACGCTTGGAACGACAGCCATCGGCTCGGTCGACCCACTCGACCGGATTTTCGCTCTGCGCGACCAATACTCCTTCCGCATCCATGTAGACGCGGCCTATGGAGGCTATTTCACTCTTGCTGGCAATCTCGCACCCGCCACGCGAGCCGCTTATGATGCGATTCCGCAAGCCGACTCGATTGTCGTCGATCCACACAAGCATGGTCTCCAGCCCTACGGATGCGGAGCCATCCTGTTTCGCGATCCTACGGTTGGGCGCTTCTATAAGCACGACTCACCCTACACCTATTTCTCCTCCAAAGATCTTCACCTTGGTGAGATTTCTCTCGAGTGCTCCCGTGCCGGAGCCTCGGCTGTTGCCCTCTGGACCACTCAGCGTTTACTGCCGTATACCAGCGGCGGCAAATTTGCGCGGGGTCTGGAAGATGGCCGTAATGCTGCACTCGAACTCAATCGTCGCATTGTGGCAGATGCACGATTTATTGTCCCAATCTCTGGACCTCAGCTTGATATCGTCTTCTGGACCGTGCGCTCCAGCCAGCAGACTCCCGAGGCGTCCTCGGCACTTGCCAGCCGCATTTTCGATGAGGCAGCTCATTTCGACCTCCATCTCGCCCTGGCCAGCCTGCCTATCCATCTCTTCCCAACGGAGACCTTCCCTGGCCATTCCAGCGGTTACGTTACGTGCCTTCGTTCCGTCCTGATGAAGCCCGAGCATCTGGCCTGGATCGATGCCATCTGGCAGCGCCTGGACCAGGCGACTGCCCATGTTCTGGTGGAACCAATCTAG